One Microvirgula aerodenitrificans DSM 15089 DNA segment encodes these proteins:
- a CDS encoding paraquat-inducible protein A, whose product MPDARVDLPSLNAGDNIVACHECDLVQRLHYPPRSRVVRCARCGGVLLRHDPNEISRTLALALASMIMFIVANAFPIVAIDMQGNTTASSLASAVRHLWLDRMYLVAILVAVTTIVAPAGILGMLVYVLGAVRLGLRPPAAPQVLRWLHLSRPWGMIEVFLLGVLVSVVKLTHYASVMPGLSLWALLLLIPMMAGMSASFHPDAIWRRLGSLR is encoded by the coding sequence TTGCCTGATGCTCGCGTCGACCTGCCTTCCCTGAACGCCGGCGACAATATCGTCGCCTGCCACGAGTGCGACCTGGTACAGCGGCTGCACTATCCGCCGCGTTCGCGCGTGGTGCGCTGCGCCCGCTGCGGCGGCGTGCTGCTGCGGCATGACCCGAACGAGATCTCCCGCACTCTGGCGCTGGCGCTGGCATCGATGATCATGTTCATCGTGGCCAATGCCTTCCCGATCGTGGCCATCGACATGCAGGGCAATACCACGGCCAGCAGTCTGGCCAGCGCCGTTCGCCATCTGTGGCTGGACCGGATGTATCTGGTCGCCATCCTGGTGGCGGTCACCACCATCGTCGCCCCGGCCGGCATTCTCGGCATGCTGGTCTATGTCCTCGGTGCGGTCAGGCTTGGCCTGCGCCCACCGGCCGCACCGCAGGTGCTGCGCTGGCTGCACCTGTCGCGGCCATGGGGGATGATCGAGGTGTTCCTGCTCGGCGTGCTGGTCTCGGTGGTCAAGCTGACCCACTACGCCAGCGTGATGCCCGGCCTGTCGCTGTGGGCGCTGCTGCTGCTGATCCCGATGATGGCCGGCATGTCGGCGTCGTTTCATCCCGACGCGATCTGGCGCCGGCTGGGGAGCCTGCGGTGA
- a CDS encoding paraquat-inducible protein A — MTVWRTARQRGLASCHACGLLSRLPADGHGHCPRCDAMLHVRKPASLARAWALLLAAMILYIPANALPIMITGSIVGVQADTILSGVVYLWISGSWPLALLVFFASIMVPLLKMIALTLLLITTQRRSTWLPQQRLKLYRLVEFVGRWSMLDIYVVAILAALVQIQSLASINPGPGAVAFAAVVVLTMLSALSFDPRLIWDPLDDQPDVDRPGEPHVAKP, encoded by the coding sequence GTGACGGTGTGGCGCACGGCGCGACAGCGCGGACTGGCCAGCTGCCATGCCTGCGGTTTGCTGTCACGGCTGCCGGCCGACGGACACGGCCATTGCCCGCGCTGCGATGCGATGCTGCACGTGCGCAAGCCGGCCAGCCTGGCACGCGCGTGGGCGCTGCTGCTGGCGGCAATGATCCTGTATATCCCGGCCAATGCGCTGCCGATCATGATTACCGGCTCCATCGTCGGCGTGCAGGCCGATACCATTCTCAGCGGCGTGGTCTACCTGTGGATCAGCGGCTCCTGGCCGCTGGCGCTGCTGGTGTTCTTCGCCAGCATCATGGTGCCACTGCTGAAAATGATCGCGCTGACGCTGCTGCTGATCACCACCCAGCGCCGCTCGACCTGGCTGCCGCAGCAGCGGCTGAAGCTGTACCGGCTGGTCGAGTTCGTCGGCCGCTGGTCGATGCTCGACATCTATGTCGTCGCCATTCTGGCCGCGCTGGTGCAGATCCAGTCGCTGGCTTCCATCAATCCCGGGCCGGGCGCCGTCGCTTTTGCGGCGGTGGTGGTGCTGACCATGCTCTCGGCCCTGAGCTTCGATCCCCGCCTGATCTGGGATCCGCTCGATGATCAACCGGATGTGGACCGTCCCGGAGAGCCGCATGTCGCAAAACCCTGA